From Streptomyces griseorubiginosus, one genomic window encodes:
- a CDS encoding DMT family transporter: protein MSVLVLILAVSAACCLGFGFVLQQNAARQAPLSDFLSPRLLLDLVKVPRWLGGIALMVAGMVLGAIALGQGEVSLVEPLLATNLLFALALSRRQTKQPLGRQGWAGLALLAGGVSAFIVAGEPRGGTAVTDPFRHWLIIGAMIGLALLLTTYAKRSRLSAGPVLLALAAGLLYGVQDALTRVSGQRFTEGGLAELLTGWQPYAVLALGVTGLVLVQSAFETAPLRMSLPALTAAQPLAGIICGVGFLGDRLRTDTGALTWEAVGLAAVVVGIVLLGMHPAMPSGAERPEPARDLQPS, encoded by the coding sequence GTGTCGGTTCTGGTTCTGATTCTCGCCGTGAGTGCGGCCTGTTGCCTGGGCTTCGGGTTCGTGCTCCAGCAGAACGCGGCCCGGCAGGCCCCGCTGAGCGACTTCCTCTCGCCCCGGCTGCTGCTCGACCTGGTCAAGGTGCCGCGCTGGCTCGGCGGCATCGCCCTGATGGTGGCCGGCATGGTGCTGGGCGCGATCGCGCTGGGCCAGGGCGAGGTCTCCCTGGTGGAACCCCTGCTCGCCACGAACCTGCTCTTCGCCCTCGCCCTGTCCCGCAGGCAGACGAAGCAGCCGCTGGGCCGCCAGGGCTGGGCGGGCCTGGCGCTCCTCGCGGGCGGGGTGAGCGCGTTCATCGTGGCGGGCGAGCCGCGCGGCGGCACCGCGGTCACCGACCCCTTCCGGCACTGGCTGATCATCGGCGCGATGATCGGCCTCGCGCTGCTGCTCACCACCTACGCCAAGCGCTCCCGCCTGAGCGCGGGCCCGGTCCTGCTGGCCCTGGCGGCCGGTCTCCTCTACGGCGTCCAGGACGCCCTCACCCGGGTCAGCGGCCAGCGCTTCACCGAGGGCGGCCTCGCGGAGCTGCTGACCGGCTGGCAGCCGTACGCCGTGCTGGCCCTCGGGGTCACCGGGCTCGTCCTGGTGCAGAGCGCCTTCGAGACAGCGCCCCTTCGGATGTCCCTGCCCGCACTGACCGCGGCCCAGCCGCTCGCCGGGATCATCTGCGGCGTGGGCTTCCTGGGCGACCGCCTGCGCACCGACACGGGCGCGCTGACCTGGGAGGCGGTGGGCCTCGCGGCCGTCGTCGTGGGCATCGTGCTGCTGGGGATGCATCCGGCGATGCCGAGCGGAGCGGAGCGACCGGAGCCTGCGCGGGATCTTCAGCCGAGCTGA
- a CDS encoding HAMP domain-containing sensor histidine kinase, with product MSVRLKLTLSYAGFLMVAGLLLLAAVWLFLLRYVPDRAMLYNPDDGPTGGVFPIRSALLQVFAPRAAAVLAFLLVFGLVGGWILAGRMLAPLTRITEATRSATHGSLSHRVQLPGRKDEFRELADAFDAMLARLEAHVAEQQRFAANASHELRTPLAVSKALLDVARADPHADTGEVIERLHSVNARAIDLTEALLLLSRANQRSFTREPVDLSLLAEEATETLLPLAEKQGVTVETGGDAAPTSGSHALLLQLTTNLVHNAIVHNLPEEGIVRVTTGVRAGVAVLTVENTGERLTPALAATLTEPFQRGTERVRTDHAGVGLGLAIAKTITQAHDGTLALVPRPEGGLSVTVELAAAGAPGPVPVSPSTGTP from the coding sequence GTGAGCGTCCGCCTGAAACTCACCCTCAGCTATGCCGGGTTCCTCATGGTCGCCGGTCTGCTGCTGCTCGCCGCGGTATGGCTGTTCCTGCTGCGTTACGTCCCCGACCGCGCGATGCTCTACAACCCGGACGACGGGCCCACGGGTGGCGTCTTCCCCATCCGCTCCGCCCTTCTACAGGTCTTCGCCCCGAGGGCGGCCGCGGTGCTGGCGTTCCTGCTGGTGTTCGGCCTCGTGGGCGGGTGGATCCTCGCCGGCCGGATGCTGGCCCCGCTGACCCGCATCACCGAGGCCACCCGCTCGGCCACGCACGGCTCGCTCTCCCACCGGGTCCAGCTGCCGGGCCGCAAGGACGAGTTCCGTGAACTCGCCGACGCCTTCGACGCGATGCTCGCCCGGCTGGAGGCGCACGTCGCCGAGCAGCAGAGGTTCGCGGCCAACGCCTCGCACGAGCTGCGCACCCCGCTGGCCGTCTCGAAGGCCCTGCTCGACGTGGCCCGCGCCGACCCGCACGCCGACACCGGCGAGGTCATCGAGCGCCTGCACTCCGTCAACGCCCGGGCGATCGACCTCACGGAGGCGCTGCTCCTGCTCAGCCGGGCCAACCAGCGGTCCTTCACCCGGGAACCCGTCGACCTGTCGCTGCTCGCGGAGGAGGCCACCGAGACGCTCCTCCCGCTCGCGGAGAAGCAGGGCGTCACGGTCGAGACCGGTGGGGACGCCGCTCCGACCAGTGGATCCCACGCGCTGCTGCTCCAGCTCACGACGAACCTCGTGCACAACGCGATCGTCCACAACCTGCCCGAGGAGGGGATCGTGCGGGTCACGACCGGCGTCCGCGCCGGAGTCGCGGTGCTCACGGTCGAGAACACCGGTGAGAGGCTCACGCCGGCGCTGGCCGCCACCCTCACCGAACCGTTCCAGCGCGGTACGGAGCGGGTGCGCACGGACCACGCGGGCGTCGGCCTCGGTCTCGCGATCGCCAAGACCATCACCCAGGCGCACGACGGCACCCTCGCGCTCGTGCCCCGCCCGGAGGGCGGACTCAGCGTCACGGTGGAGCTTGCGGCGGCCGGCGCCCCGGGGCCGGTGCCGGTCAGCCCATCGACCGGTACGCCTTGA
- a CDS encoding NUDIX hydrolase, which translates to MSAADEILDIVDENDRVVGRVPRGAAYAEGLRHRCVFVQARDAEGRLFVHRRTPTKLVFPSLYDMFVGGVVGAGESYDDAALREAEEELGVSGLPRPEYLFKFLYDDGAGHTWWSAVYEVRCELPVSPQVEEVAWHDFLPEDEVELRLRDWEWVPDGLAAYERLKAYRSMG; encoded by the coding sequence ATGAGTGCTGCTGACGAGATTCTCGACATCGTGGACGAGAACGACCGTGTCGTCGGGCGGGTCCCGCGGGGTGCGGCGTATGCCGAGGGGCTGCGGCACCGGTGTGTGTTCGTTCAGGCCAGGGATGCCGAGGGGCGGCTGTTCGTGCATCGGCGGACACCCACCAAGCTGGTCTTCCCCTCGCTCTACGACATGTTCGTGGGCGGAGTGGTCGGCGCCGGCGAGTCCTACGACGACGCGGCGCTGCGGGAGGCCGAGGAGGAGCTCGGGGTGAGCGGTCTGCCCCGCCCGGAGTACCTCTTCAAGTTCCTCTACGACGACGGCGCCGGCCACACCTGGTGGTCCGCGGTCTACGAGGTCCGCTGCGAGCTCCCCGTCAGCCCCCAGGTGGAGGAGGTCGCCTGGCACGACTTCCTGCCGGAGGACGAGGTGGAGCTACGGCTGCGGGACTGGGAGTGGGTGCCGGACGGACTGGCGGCCTACGAGCGGCTCAAGGCGTACCGGTCGATGGGCTGA